The region TTGGCTCGTGCGTGAGCAGGCATGGCAGAGGTTTCGTTCGTCCGGGCGGCCGAGTGGTCGGCGCAGAGCCGTGCCGGCCGCGGCCGCGGTGGCCGTCGGCGTCATGACGATGGGTGCCCTGGCCCCGCCCGCGGCGTCTGCCGCCACGAGGCCGCACACCGTCCAAAGGGGCCTGAACGCGCTGGTGCACACCGACGGCGTGCCCGCCGCGCTGGCGAGCGTCAAAGACCGTGGCGGCCGCACCCGCGCCTACACCGCAGGGGTCGGTGACCTGGCCACCGGAGCGAAGGTGCCCCGGGACGGTCAGGTGCGCGTGGGCAGCAACACCAAGACGTTCACGGCGGTGGTCGTGCTGCAACTGGTCGGTGAAGGAAAGATCGGCCTTGACGCCCCGGTCGACGCCTACCTGCGCGGTCTCGTCGGCGGGGACGGGATCGACGGACGTCAGATCACCGTCCGTCAACTGCTCCAGCACACCAGCGGACTTCCCAACTACAGCAAGTACCTCAGCGACGACATCCGCTACTACGACCCTCGCGAGCTCCTCGACCTCGCTCTCCAGCACAAGGCCGACTTCGCCCCCGGCACGAACTGGGCCTACAGCAACACGAACTACCTGGTGGCCGGCCTGATCGTGCAGAAGGTCACCGGCCGTTCCCTCGCCGAGGAGATCGACCAGCGAGTCATCCAACGCATCGGATTGCGCCACACCTACTTCCCCGCCCCAGGAGAGGAGATGATCCGGGAGCGCCATCCCAGGGGTTATTACCAGGATTCGGCAGGCGCGCCTCTGGTCGACGCCACGGAATGGGACCCTTCCTGGGCCTGGGCTGCGGGCCAGATGGTGTCCACCAACTCCGACCTGAACCGGTTCTTCTCCGCGCTGTTGGCCGGCCGCCTTCTCCCGAAGGCTCAGCTCGAGCAGATGCGCACCACCGTCCCGGCCAGTTACCCCTTTCCCGCCGGTGCCCGCTACGGGCTGGGACTCGTGAGCACGCCGCTGTCGTGCGGCGGGGTGTACTGGGGCCACGGCGGCAGCATGACGGGATACGAGACCCGAGGCGGCGTCACCGAGGACGGTCGCGCGGCCAACGTCGCCGTGACCATGCAGCCGAGCCAGGCAGTCAAGGAGCGCATGGACGGTGTCGTGGACACGGCCCTGTGCCGCTGACCCCGACGGGCCGTGGGGACGGTGTCAGCGGGTGGTGCCGGAGGCGCCGACCAGGCCGCGAGGCGGCGGTCGGCGCCGGTACGGAGACCGTGAAGTGCTGGCGCCGCACTCGCCGGTGTGGCCGCGGGCGGTGCGCTCATCCAGGTTCTGGCTGTGAACCACTACCCACTGTCAACCCACACCTACGACGAGGGCCGGCTCAGCACTGCTGCTCGTACCGGAGGTCGACATACTCTGCGGCGGCGATGTCCTCCCGTGTGCCCACGATCAGGTTCATGGTGAATACGTTGTAGTCGATCGCCTGCCCGGCCATTTGCGCGAAGAGCACGAGATCGCCCTGGTCCGGTGCCATGTCCCACGGGTCGGAGAACCCGCCGATCTGCACGCGGACGCCGGGGCGATGTCCGCCGAAGGCCGCGTCGAGGATGGCCTCCTCGAAACTGTCCAGCGCGTCCTCGTCTCCGTCGCCGTCCAAGAACGCACGGGTCTGCGGGCCCCCTTGCCAGTCGCTGTCGAGGGTCAGTCCGGGCACGGGATACAAGGTGCGTGGTTCGTAGACCTTGATCTGCATGGCCTCACCGTTGAATTCATACGTCGCGGCGCGCTCCGTGGTGCGTGCTCCGGCAGGGATGTGGAGCACCACGGACGACTCTGGCGGGTACTCGATCTCGGTGAAGAACAACAGGTGCCCATCGGCGGGCAGTTCGATGTCCAGTACGTCGTGGGGCAGGGCCGCGCAGTCGACGCTCAGCACGAGCGGCGCTCTCCCTTCAGGCCAGTCCACCCCGTCCGGCAGTGCGGGGAGCCCGCCCGTTCGTGCGGCGGAGCGGACGTTTTCCCGACGGGACGGAGGCACTTCCTTGTGCGGCACCAGATAGAGGCATGGCCGGAAACGGGACATGAACTCCTGCGCGACAGGTCCGGGAACGCCGTACTCGGCGGCTGTCTCGTGAACGAGGCGCTCGTCGATCGATGTCATGCGCGCGATCGTGCCATGGGCCACTGACATGTCGCGGATCGTCGCATACGACGAACGCGGCCACGGTCTTCGCCGTCGGCCAGCGCCCACGCGACAGCGCCGTACGGAAAGCGACCCTGGACGCACCGGGTTGCCCCATCGCATCGGCCTCTCCGGCGCGAACCTTCATGGCAGCCAGGCTCTGCAGTCACTGGTGCGGGGATCCCGCCCATCCGCTCGCGCCGATGCCTACGGCAGCCCGGCAACCCGGTACCGCATCGCCCGCACAGGTGTGCGGGCAGGTGCCACCACGGAACGCCGAGCTGGTCTGCAGCGCCGACAGCCAAACGGATCCTCCGAGCTCAGCCCCCTGAACGTCGCCGAGATCCGACGACTGATCAGCCGACTCACCGACCGCCGCCCCACCCGGGTCGACTGCATCCTGCACTGGTCGCACGGGTGGCGGCGACGATGCCGATATCAAGCCCGCATCAGCCACTACGAACGACGCGGGCACAGCCCGTAAAACTGCACCGCACTCAGAACGAGCACCGTGGCAGTGTCGGCGGGCGTCGATGCGTTCTCGCTCCCGCATCGGGCCGCGGTGAAACGATGCCCGACCCGGCCGCCGACCCTACGGTGAGGGCATGACGGTGCTCAACGGTTGGAGGCGGCGCGGGCGAGCCCCGAGCCGCACGCTCGACGTCTTGGGCGTGGCTGTGCTGTGCGTGCTGTCGGTGGTGGCTGCCTCGGTCGACCCGCACGAGCACGAGTTCGTGCTGCGCTGGTCCGCCGTGGTGCTGGCTGCCGTCGGCTGCTCCGCGTTGCTCTGGCGGCGTCGTCACCCGTTCGGAGTACTGGCGGTCACCATTGGCTGCGGGGTGCTCTTCCAGATGCTCGGCTTTCGGGAGAGCCCTCTGGTGACAAGCCCGGTTCTCGCGTCCGTCTACAACGTGGCGCTGCGGACCGACCGGCGTACCGCCTGGACCGCGGCAGCTGTCTCGGCTGCCATCCTGGTGGGCGCCGACGCGATATGGACCTCGAATTCGTGGCTGGACCCGGACAAGGCCGCGATGGTGGCCTGGACGGCCCTGCCGGCCGCCGTCGGGGACGGGCTGCGCTCACGGCGCGCCTACGTGGCGGCCGTGGAGGAAAGAGCGGAGCACGCCGAGCGCACCCGCGAGCAAGAGGCACAGCAGCGCGTGGCGGCCGAACGCGTTCGGATCGCACGCGAGCTGCATGACATCGTCGCGCACCACATCGCCTTGATCAACGCTCAGGCAGGCGTCGCCGTCCACCTGGTGGACCATCGCCCGGAACAAATCCTGACGGCTCTGGAGAACATCCGGGACACCAGCCGCTCCGCGCTGGACGAATTGCGGGTGACCGTAGGCCTGCTGCGGCAGTCCGACGAGCCGGTGGCGCTCCGCGATCCGATGCCGGGTCTCGCGCAAGTACCAGCACTTCTGGCGTCGTTCGAACGCGCCGGGCTGGCCGTGAGTGACACGTGGCGGGGCATCACCGAACCGCTGGAACCGGCGGTTGACCTGGCCGCGTACCGCATCGTGCAGGAGTCCTTGACCAATGTGCGCAAGCACGCCGGGGCCGACCATGCCCGGCTGTTCCTCCACTACCACGGCGAACGGCTGACGATCACCGTCGAGGACGACGGGTGCGCCGGACCGCACCATCCTCACCCGGGGGCCGGTCACGGGCTGATCGGGATGCGTGAGCGGGCTACCACGATAGGGGGCACGCTGTATGCGGGACCGCGCCCCGAAGGCGGGTTCACCGTGACCGCGGAACTGCCGCTGCGCCCCGGTCCGGCAGGGAATCGGAGACATGGGCATGACGATTCGCGTACTGCTTGCCGATGATCAGGCCCTGCTGCGGGGCACCTTTCGCATGCTGTTCGACGCCACGGATGACATGGAGACCGTGGCCGAGGCGTCCAATGGCCGTGAGGCGGTCGAGCTGGCCGGCTCACAGCGCCCGGACGTGGTCCTGATGGACATCCGCATGCCGGAGATGGACGGCCTCGAGGCGACGCGGCTCATCACCGAGTCCGAGGATCTCGCAAGTGTGAAGGTGCTCATCCTGACCACCTTCGAGGACGACGAGCACGTCGCCGACGCACTGCGTGCGGGTGCGAGTGGCTTTCTCGGCAAGGGCGCGAGACCCGAGGAACTTCTCGATGCCGTCCGAACGGTCGCAGACGGCGAGGCGCTGTTGTCCCCCTCAGCGACGCGAGCATTGATCACTCGGTTTCTGGCCCAGCCGGATCCATGCCCGGCGGCCGTACACGAGCGGCTGGAGAGCTTGACACCGCGGGAACGCGACGTCACGAGCCTCGCCGCGCTGGGCCTGTCCAACGACGAGATCGCCGAGCGCCTGTTCGTCAGCCCCCTGACCGCCAAGACCCACATCAACCGGGCCATGACCAAGCTGGCAGCTCGTGACCGCGCCCAGCTCGTCGTCATCGCCTACCAGTGCGGGCTGGTCAGTCCGGCTTCGGAACCAGATCAATCCCAGCAACCCGCATAGTCGCCGACACAGTGCGTCCACCTTCTGCCCCAGCGGCAGGCCGACGTACCGCGTACTGCAGCCGTGGTAGCCGGAAGTCGCTGCGTGGGGACGACGCGCTGAGGGCCGCTCCTGAGCCAAGGTGAAACCCTGAACGGAGGTTTCACCATGACCGCAACCCAGTGCCTGACGAAGCCCGACGAGAAGACGGCCCTCGAGGAGTGCCGCACGATCCGTGAGCTTCTGGCCGGAAGCGAACGCAAGAGCCTCGCCCCCGATGAGGCAGGCGCGGTGCGGGCTCACCTGGCGACCTGCCACACATGCCGGGGCGAGTACGACAGTCTCGTGGCCGTGCCCGCTCACCTCTCTCTTCTGCGTGACGCTCTGGCCTGCGGCAAAGGCCGAAGCACGCGGACGCACGCGGCCACCCGGCCCGATCGCGGCCACGCGTCGCCCCGTCACCGCAGGCCACACCGAGCGAACCTGACCATGCAGCTCACGCTGTCCCAATGGGTCAGCAGGACCACGTCGTACATCCGGTGAGCAGACCTCGCGGAAGCGACGACGTGCCTGGGGCGGAACGGCAAGGGGACCCTTCTGCGGCGTCTCACCGGCGACCGGCGAAGAGCACTCGTACGGTTGATGCGGAGACGGACGGCGGAGGGGTCCACCGCCCCGCGATCGTTGGAGTTGGACGACACAGGGTGCATTCCGAAGCTGCTAGCGTGCCACGGAACGGCAGCCCGGACTCCCACCGTTCCGAGCTGCGGAACGCCTCGTTCGGCGGTGGTCGGACCGACAGCCGAGAGAGGGGTGCCGGCCCCAGACCTCCGGCCGGCCGATCGTCCCCGGCTCGGTACTCCTTGCGCAGGCGCGGCATCGACGTCATGCCAGACGCCTGTCTTTCCAGGAGGACCAGTTCCGGCGCGGTAGAGAACGAGGGCTTCGCTCGTCACGCAGCGCCCGGCCACCGCGCGGCCCTGTGCCGCGGGCCGTACGGATACGGTGCCCACGGGCACGTCGAAGTCCGGGAGCCCGGAGTCCGCGAGGACACGTCGGCACGCCACAGCTGGGGGTCCGAGCGCCGGCCGGATCATGCTCGAGAACTTCCTCGTCAACTCCTGGGCCGGTGGCGGTGGCACGCTGCTGGCTCGGAGCTGGCTCGGAAGGCCAGGTCAGGATCACTCTGACCTGGATTTTCGTACGGCGTGGCCTGCCGCGCGGGTCAGTTTCGGGCGGCTCAGGACGTCGGTGTTGTCGAGGAACTGGTCCACGGAGCCGACGGGCAGCAGATCGCGAAGCTTCGGGTCCGTGATGCGGGCCGTGAGGGCCTTGGAGAAACGGTCGGCGCGCAGGACCTGGAAGGGGCGGGAGTGGTAGGGGCGAGTGGAGGGGTCGACGCGGTCGGTCAGGCCCAGTTGGTTGTGCAGGCCCGCGACCGTCTCGTAGGCGTGCGCCAGATGCTGCTCGCGGTCGCGCCAGTCGGTGGCGGCGAGGGCGGCGGTGAGGTCGGGGGTGAGGCGAGGGCCCATGGGGGTGCGAGCGAACGCGCTGCCGAGCCACTTGCTGTAGGGCGGATAGCGGCGGTCCATCAGGAGGCACAGACGCATCAGGTCGCGCACGAGGCGGCCGGCGACCACGGCGGATCCGAGCTCGTCGCCGACCTCGCCGCAGCGGCCGACGAAGGCCTCCTCCTGGGATATGCGTTGCCACTGGCAGGACAGGACATGGAGCCAGAGGTCGTGCGGGTACCAGCGGAGGGCCGTTCGTAAGGGGGCGAGTTCACCGAGGCCGTCGTGGAAGACGGCTCCGCCGGTGACTTCGGCGAGGAGCTGGGTGGGGGTGGCGAGCCAGTCCCGCGGGGTGATGCCGGGGGAGGGGTCGAAGCCGAGTGCGTCGGTGAACCACGCTGAGAGGTGGGTGACTTCGACGCGGTGGTGGACGGGGCCGTCGGTGGCCCGCATGACGCGGATGTCGCGGTCGCCGGTGAGGGCGAAGTGGGTGGGGTAGCCGTGGAAGGTCTTCGGGAGGTGCTCGGCGAGTACGTGTCTGATGCGTCCCGCGTGCCGGGAGACGTCCTGGCGGCGGAGGAAGAGCTGGAGACGGGGGCCCCATTCGTGGTCGGCGGAGCGCGGGGTGTCGAAGCCGAGCACCTCTGAGCCGCTGCCCAGGCGTGCTGCGGAGTGAGGGATGGCGGGGGAGGCTTCCTCCAGCAGGGGGCGTACTGCTTCGGTGTAGAAGCGGCGGGAGAGTTCCAGGCCGGGAATGAAAGCTGGCATATTCGTGACGCTCATGCCAGCAAGCCGTGCCCATTTTATGGCGGGGCATGCGTGGTGCCTTCACGCCGTCTTCCACTCGTGAGGAAGCCGTGGGCTTGAGGAGTGGCGGGCCGACTCTTGCAAGGCGGCGTCGAGTTCCTCGACGTCACTTCGGGCCGTGCTCCGGTGCCCGGAGCGCGTGGCTGCCGCTCGGTACCGTATCGGCAGGAAATCGCGTGGCAGGTGCGGCAGGTGGTGGTCCTCGCCCGCCCGCGCGCAACTGGCCTGCACGCTCGTGGCGGTCGAGAGCCGTCGGCTCGCGTTCTGGTCGAGCGCGTCGCGAACCTCGGGCGACGTGGCATTCTCGAGGGCGTTGTCGAGCACGGCCGCGTCCCCAATCGCCTGCGCCGCGCCCTTGGCCTGGAACGGCACCATCGCGTGCGCGCTGTCGCCCAGCAGGGTCACCCGCCCGATGTTCCATCGCGTTGCGAGGTCCCGCTTGTCGAGCGAACGCCGCGGTTCACCGGGGTCGGTGCCGGGAACCGGCTTGTGCCCAACGTGAATTGAACAGGACGACGAGTTGCCGCAGGCGGGGGGCGGTCCGCGGAGGGCCCGAGTGCTGCCGTCGATCCGACGGCAGCACATGAGCGTGCTCGCGGGTCACACCCAGGCGACGAGGTCGTACCGCTCGTCGTTCGCCGTCTCGTTCCACAGGAGCGTCGTGTGATTCCGTGCAGCGACACACGGCACGGGAACAGTGCGACTGGCGCCGACTCCTCCAGGGGTGACGGGCCCGGGCCGGACGTTCCAGTGGTCGCCACGCAATGTGAGGGAGACCGCGGACAGGGGCGGCACATCGAAATGCCAGAAGGCTGTCGGTGGTGCGGACAGAGCATGGACGAGCGCGGCCCGGATGATCGCCGGCTCGGTGATGGCCAGTGCGTCACCCGTGCCAGGCGGCACCCTGCTCAGCCAGCCGGCGGTTCTGCGACAGAGCTGACGTACCGACTCGCCTCCGTGCGGCGCGGCATCCGGGTCTGTAAGCCAGGCGCCGTACCCGTAGGGGTCGTGCGCGGTGACTTCGCCGACTGTGCGCCCACGCCACGTGCCGTAGTCGAAGTCGTGCAGCGCGGGTTCGAGCGTGGCGTTCAGGCCGAGAGCGTCGGCGATCTGCCCGCAGCGGGTCGACGGTGCCCGGATGGCCAGCGAGTACGGAGGGAGTGCGGCTCCGACGGCGCGAGCCTCGCGCAGGCCGTGCTCGCTGAGGAGACCGTCGCCGAAGACTGCGTTCCTGCTGGTGTCCCCGGCTGTCGCGCACATGAATGTCAGGCGGACCGACATCGGCTTACCTCTTTCCTGGCCCGGCGTGACGCCGGATGGTGTGAGACCTTCGGAAACGGTGGGCGCCGCGGAATCGGCGATGGAGTTTGTGTCCTGGCAGGGGCTTCTACCAAGTCGGCTAGTTGATCAGGCGAGCGGGTGCGGTGGCGGCGTGCAGCATGTACTCCACTGGTCCTCGCCGGCACACCTGCGTCCAGGCGACGGCCAGCAGCATGCTGGCCGCGGCCAAGCAGGCCAGGGTCGGCAGGGCGGCGGACGTCGGCAGGTCGTCGATGCCCAGGGTCTTGATGGCGATGATGTGGCCGACGTAGGCGGTCAGGGAGACCGAGCCGACCGCGATGACGGGCGCGGCAAGCCGCCGTAGGCGGGCCGACCGGTCCGTGGCGAAGAGACAGGCGGCGATGATCACGAGGCCGACGCCGGTGTTACCCAGGATCGACCATGTCGTCTGGCTGTGTGGCGCGGCCACCAGCAGCCAGTCCGGGGTACTGGTGGTGGGGTCGCCCACGGCGTCGGACCACCAGGCTGATGCGGCCGACCCGCCGCCCGTCGTCGCGCTCACGGCTGCCTGCGCGCCGGGGACCAGGTTCAGGGCCAGCCAAGAGCCGCCGTAGCCGAGCAGGGCCAGTCCGCTGCCGACGAGGGCGACCGTGGCGCGTACGCCGGGCCTGGCGAGGTCGAGTCGGCCCACTGCCATTCCGGCGATGACGAAGGGCAGCCAGGTCAGTACCGGGTATGCGCCGGTGATGAACAATTCAACGATCCCGTCCGAATCGGTGATCCGGGCCAGCGGGTCGTGGGCGATGACGGCGTCGGCCCAGCTTCCGCCCTCGACCGCGGCCCGAAGCACATACAGGACTTGGGGCAGTACGAGCGCGGTCGCCGCGGCGATGACGGCCAGGGTGTCGGCTCGCAGCCGGTACAGCGGAAGGGCGAGGAGGAAGACCATTCCGTAAGCGGCGAGGATCACGTCGACCGAGGTGTCCATGCAGGTCAGGGCATATCCCAGGGCAACCAGGGCCGCGGAGCGGATCAATACCCTGCCCATGGCCTGCCGTCCGGCTCGCCCCGTCCGTGGCTGTGGCCGACCAGTGAGAAGGACCAGGGTGAACCCGGCAAGCAGGGCGAACAGGGCAGAGGACCGGCCGCGTGCCACCTCCATCACCCAGCCCAGCGGGCCGCCCACCGACGGGTCGGGGCCGACGTGGGCCGCGTACATGCCGAACACCGCCAGGCCGCGGGCCAGGTCGAGTCCGATCAGCCGTCCTGTTGACGCCGTAAGGGAGGGGGCGGGATCTGCCCCCATGGCGGATGCCGCCCCGGACGGTGCGACCTCTGATACGGCGTGCAACATGTGATCCAGGGTCCTGGACGGTGTGCGTCACAACCATCCGGCAGGTGTCCGGAACCGCCCCCGCCGACTGGCCGACGCAGCCCCCGCCGACTGGCTGGATTCGATGCTGTGAACCAGCCGGGAGTGTCACGACATGGTACGAATCGGACAGTGGCCCCATGGTGAGTGGAGCACCCGTGATCCGAGTAATGGTGGTCGACGACGAGGCCCTGATTCGCAAGGGTTTTCAGTACATCCTCGACGCGGCGCAGGACATCGAGGTCGCGGCGGCGGTTCCCGGCAGCCAGGCGCTTCAGGTGGCGCAGGAGATATGTCCTGACGTCGTGCTTCTCGACATCCGGATGCCGGACGTCGACGGCCTCACCGTCCTGGCCGGCCTCCGCCGGTTGTCCCACCCTCCGGTGGTGGCCATGCTCGCGACAATCGGCATGGACGAACACGTCGCAACCGCACTTCGCTCGGGCGCCGCGGGCTTCCTGCTCAAGGACACCGACCCCGAGCAGCTTCCGTCCTTGGTGCGGACCCTGGCCGCCGGCGGCACCGTACTGTCGTCCAAGGTCACCCGGACGGTCGTGGACGTCTGTCCCAACGTCGGCCCCCAGGAACCCGCTGCCCGCGACCTCGCCCGACTCACTGACCGCGAGCGCGCCGTACTCGTCCTCATCGGCAAGGGGCTGTCCAACAGCGACATCGCCACACGCATGCAGCTGAGCACGAGCACGGTCAAGGACGACGTGAGCGCCATCCTCACGGAACTCAAGGTGGGCGGCCACATCCAGGCCTCCCGGCTCGCCGAATGGGCTTGCCTTCTCAAACCGCCGCGGGACCAGGAGGGGGGATGACCCCTCGCCGCCCGTCCCCCCTGCTGTTGGACGCCATCCTCGTCGGAGCCTCTCTGGTCGATGTCTGGGTCAAGGTCCACATCGACGAGTCGCTGCGCCTGGGATGCGCCCTGGTTGCCGCCTTCTCTCTGCTCTTGCGCCGTCGCCGGCCGCTGCTTACGTTCCTGCTCACGCTGCCCGCCGTCCTGGTCTCCGACGCGGTCTTCGCCGCGCTGGCCGCGCTGTACACCCTTGCCTCATTCACCCGACACCGCGCCCTGCTGGCCGTCTGCGTGGCGACATTCACGATCTGCGACATGACCTCATGGCCGTCACTGCACTGGAATTTCGCGGCCACCTCGACCCTCGTCACTCTGGGCTACACCGCGGCGACGGCGGCCGCTCCTGTCTTCCTGGGGCAACTCGTCCAGACCCGGCGCGATCTGTCGCAGCGGCTTGCCGAGATCTCCGAGGCGCGCGACCACAAGCGGCTGCTGACCGCCCAGGCCGTGCTGGCCAGGGAACGTGCGCAGCTCGCCCGGGAGATGCATGACGTGGTCTCCCATCAGGTCAGTCTGATCGCGGTGCGGGCCGGAGCCCTTCAGATCGGCGCCCGGGACGCCGAAGTCAAGGAAGCCGCCGCCACGATCCGGCGGCTGAGCGTGCAGACCCTGGACGAACTACGGCACATGGTCAGCGTCCTGCGTGCCTCCGGGGGCCGCCCCACGGAGCTGACACCGCAGCCGTCCCTGGCCGACCTTGAGCGGCTGGTCGACAACAGCGGCATCCAGGTCGAGCTGCAGACCGACGTGTCCGACGACCTTCCGCCCACCGTTCAGCGCGCCATCTACCGCACCGTCCAGGAAGCGCTGACCAACGTACGCAAGCACGCACCCGGGACCAGCGCGACGGTTCGCATCCGCAACGAGGGCGGCGCCATCCGTGCCACGATCACCAATACCCCACCGACCCGGCCTCCTCTCCCTCTGCCCAGTGCGCACCACGGTCTGGTCGGACTGGGGCAGCGCGCCGCACTCCTTGGAGGTACCGTCACCTCCGGTCCAACGGCCGACGGGGGCTACGAACTGGACCTCGAGCTTCCGGCCGAGGGCGAGTCGTGACGGACAACTGGTCGCCGCGGCGAGTCCCACGAAGCCGAGGAAGCCGAGGAAGTGTTCCGTTTTGCGTTCGTAGCCTCGGTGGAGGCGACCGGCAGCTCGCCGGCAAGGAGGCGGTTCGCTCGACTCCCCGCCGGTGGCAGCCCAGGCGGCCGGAGGGGTCGATCGCGCGGATGCCCACCGAGCCGATCGCACACCGGCATCCGTTCAGCCCTCCACGGCTAGCGAGCGCATCCAGGATCACGCGGTGGAGCGGCAGTACACGGTCCGCCGGCACGGCCTGAAGCCCGGCCGCAACCGTCGCCAGGTGCAGCCCGACGTGGCCACGGAACCGCCCGCCTGAGCAGGTCCCACCGTTCATCGCGTGTGCAGGGTCGGCGAGCGTGGGGTCAGAACCAGTGCAGGCAGTGCGGGGAGCGCTCGCCGCGGAAGAGTGCGTCAGCGAGGGTGGCCGCGCCCGGGCGGTGGGCCCGGATGTGTCCGGCACGCACGAGCGTGCTCGGGACGGTGCCGCCGAGGTAGATCGAGCCCAGGTCGCTCACGTCCAATGACAGGTCGGGCCCCCGGTCCGTCGGGACGCAGTCGGCCTTGCTGTCCCGGACGGTCAGCAGGTAGCGGCCGTGCTCGCCCAGGAACGGGTCGTCGACGTCGAGGACGAGCTCGCCGTCCATGAACCAGCCGCGCGCTGTCAGCGCACGCGGGACGTCCAGCAGCCGTACCCAGAGCCAGTCGGTGTCATGGCTCACCTGGCCGGCGCGGAAGTCCGCGAGCTGCCAGCGCAGCGGGTGTTCGGGCGGGAAGTGCTTGAACACGACCTGATTGACCAGGTCGTGTCCCAGCACGAACCGGGCCAGGGCCGCGAAGACGGCGTCGTCGGCGGCGATGGTCTCGTCCACCGTCAAGGTGCTGGGCTCGCCGGTCGAGTAGCTGGCGTACCCGTTCGGGACGCCGTCGGCGTCCCGGTGGACGGCGACGTAGCGCGGCGCCGAAGCGACCGGGGGCTGCCCCGCGCCCAAGGCCCACCAGCGATGCGGCCGGGACAGCGCGCCGGGCTGTGCGCGGCGGTAACGGTCGTAGACCTCTTCCAGGATCTCGCCGCACTCGGCACGCCGCAGCACCTCGACCGAGCCGGTCTCTGGGGCCTCGGCTGTTCCGCGCCCCCGGGGGAGGGCGAGGGCGGCCTGGTGGCGCGGCACCGTCAACCGCTGTGTGTAGGTCGCGGGTCCGTAGCCGAACCTGCGGTAGATCAGGGCCTCGGAGGCCAGCAGCACGGAGAGGAACTCCCCTCGGGCCCGCAGCTCAGTGAGCTGATGCCGCATCATCGCGCTGAGCACGCCCTGGCGTCGGTGCGAGGGCAGGACGCCGACGGCGGTCACCCCGGCGGCCGGGACGAGGATCTCACCGGGCAGGGTGAGCTCGAAGGAGTACGCACCGGCGGTGCCGACGGGCCGCCCGTCCGCCGTCAGGGCGAGCAGGTTGCGGTCCATTTCGAGCGCCGACCACCAGACCCCGCTGCCCTCGGTCGGGGTTTCAGGGAAGCGCCCGAACGCGGCATGGAGTGTGTCGACGAAGACGTCGAGGTCCTGGTCGGTCGTGGGACGAATCTCCATGGCTGCCGCTGCCTCCCTGGGGTACGGCACCACGACTCGTGGTGTCC is a window of Streptomyces sp. NBC_00271 DNA encoding:
- a CDS encoding GNAT family N-acetyltransferase, producing the protein MEIRPTTDQDLDVFVDTLHAAFGRFPETPTEGSGVWWSALEMDRNLLALTADGRPVGTAGAYSFELTLPGEILVPAAGVTAVGVLPSHRRQGVLSAMMRHQLTELRARGEFLSVLLASEALIYRRFGYGPATYTQRLTVPRHQAALALPRGRGTAEAPETGSVEVLRRAECGEILEEVYDRYRRAQPGALSRPHRWWALGAGQPPVASAPRYVAVHRDADGVPNGYASYSTGEPSTLTVDETIAADDAVFAALARFVLGHDLVNQVVFKHFPPEHPLRWQLADFRAGQVSHDTDWLWVRLLDVPRALTARGWFMDGELVLDVDDPFLGEHGRYLLTVRDSKADCVPTDRGPDLSLDVSDLGSIYLGGTVPSTLVRAGHIRAHRPGAATLADALFRGERSPHCLHWF
- a CDS encoding response regulator, with the translated sequence MIRVMVVDDEALIRKGFQYILDAAQDIEVAAAVPGSQALQVAQEICPDVVLLDIRMPDVDGLTVLAGLRRLSHPPVVAMLATIGMDEHVATALRSGAAGFLLKDTDPEQLPSLVRTLAAGGTVLSSKVTRTVVDVCPNVGPQEPAARDLARLTDRERAVLVLIGKGLSNSDIATRMQLSTSTVKDDVSAILTELKVGGHIQASRLAEWACLLKPPRDQEGG
- a CDS encoding sensor histidine kinase translates to MTPRRPSPLLLDAILVGASLVDVWVKVHIDESLRLGCALVAAFSLLLRRRRPLLTFLLTLPAVLVSDAVFAALAALYTLASFTRHRALLAVCVATFTICDMTSWPSLHWNFAATSTLVTLGYTAATAAAPVFLGQLVQTRRDLSQRLAEISEARDHKRLLTAQAVLARERAQLAREMHDVVSHQVSLIAVRAGALQIGARDAEVKEAAATIRRLSVQTLDELRHMVSVLRASGGRPTELTPQPSLADLERLVDNSGIQVELQTDVSDDLPPTVQRAIYRTVQEALTNVRKHAPGTSATVRIRNEGGAIRATITNTPPTRPPLPLPSAHHGLVGLGQRAALLGGTVTSGPTADGGYELDLELPAEGES
- a CDS encoding DUF418 domain-containing protein, whose translation is MLHAVSEVAPSGAASAMGADPAPSLTASTGRLIGLDLARGLAVFGMYAAHVGPDPSVGGPLGWVMEVARGRSSALFALLAGFTLVLLTGRPQPRTGRAGRQAMGRVLIRSAALVALGYALTCMDTSVDVILAAYGMVFLLALPLYRLRADTLAVIAAATALVLPQVLYVLRAAVEGGSWADAVIAHDPLARITDSDGIVELFITGAYPVLTWLPFVIAGMAVGRLDLARPGVRATVALVGSGLALLGYGGSWLALNLVPGAQAAVSATTGGGSAASAWWSDAVGDPTTSTPDWLLVAAPHSQTTWSILGNTGVGLVIIAACLFATDRSARLRRLAAPVIAVGSVSLTAYVGHIIAIKTLGIDDLPTSAALPTLACLAAASMLLAVAWTQVCRRGPVEYMLHAATAPARLIN